cagggcggcgggggcgcatccccccccccccgctcgGGATGGGGTCCCCTGCCAGGCCTTGCGTCAGCCCCGGCCCAGCCGCCCAGTACAACCAGCTCGGGgactggggcagggctgggaggccCGGCCCGGCTGACTCATTagtccccccccgccccgcagcgccccccCCCGGTCTCCGTGGACCCCCACCCTCCGGGGGCCCGGCAGTTGCTGGAGCGGCGGGGGTCCCCCGCAGACCccgctccccaccagcccagggaaCGCGGGTTCCCAGGGCTACGCGCTCCCACGGGGGGGCGGAGCACCGAGCATCCCGCAGGGCTGCGGCCCCCGGTCCCGGCTGCCCGCCCactcccccccccgcccggctgcTGCCGGTCCCCGAGGGTCCCCGCGCGATGGCCGAGGGGGACGCGAGGAGCTAACTCCcgcgggctgggaggggagggggggggaggcgcACGACACACACAGACCGGGGACTCCCCCGCGGACCTCAGGTCCCCACTCACCTGCGCCGCTCCCGCTGGTCCCGGTGCCGGCGGCGATGAGCAGCCCCGCGGCGAGAAGCGGCCAGAGCAGCCGCAGCGCCcgcgccccccctccccccatggtcccccccgcagccccagcGGGGCCCGGTGGTCCCCGGCCGGCGGCTCACCAGCTACCCCGCCACGGCCGCTCTCGCCGCGCAtggcaccgccgccgccgcccggcccggcccggcccggcccggggggcggAACTTCCTGCCCAGAcacggcccggccccgcccccggcccgcctcCGGGCCCGCCCCCAgacccgccccggccccgcccccggcccctgccGCCCGCCCCCTCGGGCCCGCCCCCCCGGCAGCGCTCCGGGGCTCCGCCTGTGCCCGGGGCTGTGGGCCGCTGCCCGGGCCCCGCCCTCGAGCCCCGCCccctgtggtgggccgggacccCCGCCTCTGCCACCCCACACTCCAGAGACCCCCACCTCTGCCGCCACACGCCCTGGAGAGCCCAGCCTCTGCCACCCCACATTCCAGAGACCCTCACCTTTTTCACCCCACACTCTGGAGACCCCCACCTTTGCCACCCCATGCTCCGGAGACCCCCACCAACTCCACCCCTCACTCCAGAGaccccctgcctccagcacccCACGCTCCAGAGACACCCACCTCTGGCACCCTGTGCTCTGGAGACCCTTGCAAACTCTGCCCTGCGCACCAGAGACCCCCGCTATCCCCATCCCACGCTCTGGAGACCCCACCTTCTTCATTCCATGCAGCAGAGACCCCTGCCAACTCCATCCCATGCTCTGGACACACCCATCTTCTCCACCCCATGCTCTGGAGACCCTCACCTTCTTCACCCCATGCAGCAGAGACCCCCACCTTCATACCCCAGTACAGTGGAGGCCCCCACCTTCACCATCCCATGCTCCAAAGCCCCCTGCCTTCACCACCACATACAGTGGAGACCCCCACCTCATTACCCCATACACCAGCTACCCCTGCTTTCCCCATCCCATACACCAGAGCCCCCTGCCTTAACCGCCGCATACAGCAGAGACCCCCACCTGCACTATCCCATACACCAGAGCCCCCCACCTTCACCATTCCGTAGAGCAGAGACCCCCACCTGCACTATCCCATGCACCAGAGCCCCCCACCTTCACCATTCCATAGAGACCCCCACCTGCACTATCCCATGCACCAGAGCCCCCCACCTTCACCATTCTGTAGAGCAGAGACCCCCACCTGCACTATCCCATGCACCAGAGCCCCCCACCTTCACCATTCTGTAGAGCAGAGACCCCCACCTGCACTATCCCATGCACCAGAGCCCCCCACCTTCACCATTCTGTAGAGCAGAGACCCCCACCTGCACTATCCCATGCACCAGAGCCCCCCACCTTCACCATTCCATAGAGCAGAGACCCCCACCTGCACTATCCCATGCACCAGAGCCCCCCACCTTCACCATTCTGTAGAGCAGAGACCCCCACCTGCACTATCCCATGCACCAGAGCCCCCCACCTTCACCATTCTGTAGAGCAGAGACCCCCACCTGCACTATCCCATGCACCAGAGCCCCCCACCTTCACCATTCCATAGAGCAGAGACCCCCACCTGCACTATCCCATGCACCAGAGCCCCCCACCTTCACTATTCTGTAGAGCAGAGACCCCCACCTGCACTATCCCATGCACCAGCGCCCCCCACCTTCACCATTCTGTAGAGCAGAGACCCCCACCTGCACTATCCCATGCACCAGAGCCCCCCACCTTCACCATTCTGTAGAGCAGAGACCCCCACCTGCACTATCCCATGCACCAGAGCCCCCCACCTTCACCATTCCGTAGAGCAGAGACCCCCACCTGCACTATCCCATGCACCAGAGCCCCCCACCTTCACCATTCTGTAGAGCAGAGACCCCCACCTGCACTATCCCATACACCAGAGCCCCCCACCTTCACCATTCCATAGAGCAGAGACCCCCACCTGCACTGTCCGTACACCCGAGacccctgccttcccccccaTCTATCAGAACCCCCTACCTTCACCACCCCACACCCAGAAGACCCTCCACCCCCATGGCCCTCAGAGCCCCTTTCACCACTCCGTACACCAGAGACCTGCACCCCACAGACCCCACTCCGCACCCTgcagggggggctgcggggggggggggggggggggcacagccttTATTGCCGGCCACCCTCAGGCCGCGTACTGCATGTCCTCCTCGCTGCTGTCCTGGGAGATGCTGCCGTCCCCAGGGGTGCAGGCGAGGCACGTGCCACCCGCCTCCTTCCAGCACTGCTCACAGTACCAAGCACCGCAGGTGGGCACCGGGCAGACCTGGTCCTGGGGGGTCTTGGGCATCTCGCACACCGTGCAGTACTGGCGCACCCAGCGGCGCAGCCACGGCCAGCGCCGGCAGCACCACTCCACCAGTGGTATCCCCTGCAGCGAGGCCAGCGCCGTGTGGGGCTTGGGTTGAGCAGCCCAAACACGGTGAAACCAACCTGGGGTTGGGGGATGGTGGCACCCACTGCCCCGGCACCCTGGTGtggtcccagccctgcatccccGTCCCCACTCACCAGTCCCGGGTGCCGCTGTGCCCGCTGTCTGATGCGCTTCCGCTGCCAGTGGATGAAGCTCTGCCGCTGCTGCAGCATCTTGTTGTACAAGTACAGCACGCGGCTCTTCTCCCGCTGCGCCAGCAAAAACCATGAAGTGTGCCCGGGGACCCCCAACAATGCCCCCCCGGGCCAGCCCACGCTGTGCCAGGCCCTCAGTTGGTGCTGGCACTGCCGCTCACCTTGGGGAAGTAGAAGGCTGCGATGACGCGGCGCAGGCGGTACGTGTAGACCTGGACCAGGCAGAGCAGTGCCAGCAAggccaggggcaggcagctgcccaggtACTCCTGCCTCTTCATGCTCTGGGGCTGcggcaggcaggctggggacaTGGTGGCATCGCTGAGCCCCTGGGCAaaacccccccagcccctctgcgaGGCAGCAGTGGCCAGGCcatggagctggggcagggggtgtccCATCCCTGATGTGTCTCACCTATGTTGGACGTCTCCAGACTGGTGTCAGAGGAGCTGTTGAGGACACCGATGGTGCTCCGCAGGAGCCGAGCCATCAGGGATGTGCCCATCACATGGACGACCAAGTGGTGGCTGCCTGTGGGATGGGAGCATGGAGGGGGGgaagctgtggggctggggaggtgggggatgaCCCTTGCATTGCTGCGGGGCATGCTGcggccatggggctgggggctgccccctggcactgtggggctgggggctcacTCTGGAAGGAGTACTGCACAAAGGAGTGCTGCTGGATGACGCTGAGCGTGGTGAAGAGCACGTGGTCCAGGATGCAGGCAAGGACGAGGAGGACCAGGGGTGCAATgcactccagcagctgcagcacctgtgGGGAGTGAGGTCTGCCGCAgcccgccccccagccccagccccccagccccccagccccccagccccctgccagcccctcacCATGCTCTGCACCTCAGGCGGCTGCATGGTCAGGCGGCACGGGAAGATGATGGTGGAGACCTCTGCCCGGCGCAGGGGTAGCAGCGTCCGCttgtgctgggagagggggagcAAGGTGGCTCAGCACAGTCCCCCGGgaccccctgccatggggggGAGCCACCTTTcgccccttcttccccctcaCCTGCTTTTTGCGGCGGGCATCAATTTGGCGGAAGTAGGTGCTGATGTAGACGTTGTCGAAGGAGATGTCCTTGCAGTACTGCCTGGTGTAGGAGAACGCCCTGGCAAGAGGTGGGGGTCCAGAGGGGGACAAAGGACTGGCTGCAGTCCCCcaggacacccccacccccttgtctttgtgccccccccccagactTGCTACCAAAGGAAGCCCCCACCCCTCCATTCCCTGTGGCTGGCACAGGAGTGCCTCCCCCCTACCCTCCCCCATCCTGGAGCTCACGAGATGAAGACGAGGAGGAAGgtgaaggagagcagcaggcGGAAGAAGGTGACGGCCTGGCCCACGTAGGCACCATGCTGCTGCAACTGCTTGTtcacctcctccagcagctgctccgACGTTATGTTGGCACCCATCAGCATCTCGCGGTGCTCCTCCTGTGGCAGAGGGACTGTGGGGCTGAGCAGTATCCAGCACCCACcctggccctgggctggggggacaggCACCCACCTGGATGACAATGTTGGCAGTGAATTCCTGGCTGAGGCTGTCGACGGAGCTGTTCACCATGTCATACATCTGCCCGAAGTTGCCCTCCACAGGGATCCTGTCCTGGCACCAGGTCTGCATGACTGTGGGCACAGAGTGGGGACGGTGCCAGCCCAGCTGCGACCCCTGGGCATcaccctggggctgcaggggcagagctggagctgccccACTGAGGGAGGACAGGGTGAGGGTCCCACACGTCACCCACGCCTGGCAATGTGGCAGAGGAACTTGAACTTcatgggcaggcagaggaggtggCTGATGATGGGCACGGCCACTTGTGCCAAGCAAGCCTTGTATAATTCGTCGAACCAGTCCCAGCAGCGCTGCATGCCCAGTTGGATCATGTCTGGAGGACAGGCACCCTCAGCATCCACACACGCCCAGCCCCACTGGCCCCAGTAACCCAGGGTGCCCAGTGAGGCCAGTACAGGGGGGCTGCATCCACCTCATCACCTGGCCGGCAGCTGCCCACCCCACCTgctgccagcctcctgcccccccacTCACAAACGCAGCGCATTTTGGTCTTCATTTCATACAGCTGCTGGGTGCTctgggctgcctggggctgcggGTGCTGCTCGGGCTTCGGCTGCTGCCCAGGCTTCGGCTGCTGCCCGGGCTTCGGCTGCTGCCCGGGCTTCGGGTGCTGCTCGGGCTTCAggtactgctgctgcttcaggtCATACCCTGCCTCGCTGGCCACCTCCTCATTCAGTGCCATGAAGGCACGCGAGATGTTCTGCATCTCGGTGCTCAGCGTCTCCCCGCTCCACTGCCAGGGGGACACACACAGGCTCGTCTCCAATCCCCTGGGCCCCCCACCACCcactccagccccctgcctcaCCATCAAGTCCTCCATCACTTTGCGCATGGGGTCCATCATCAACTGCCAGAGCCGGCGAGTGTGGTTGATCTGCATCTCCGTTACACAGCCCAGCATGCGCGTCACCTCCTCCAGGTTGTGCCAGGTATTGGTCACAGGCCCTGGCACCAGCAGGGGTGTTTCAGACCTCGCCAGCACTCAGGACCCCACTGGAGGGGACAGGGATGTGGGGGGACCCTACCATTGTAGATGGCGGCGAGGACAATGGAGAGGACGTAGACCCGGCCCTCCTTGCCCAGGAATTTGGGGACCATGAGCAGGGTGGCACAGCGAAAGTGGGGGGACACGGCCCAGCCCAAGGCGGTCACCCCTGCAGAAAGCGGAGAGCTGTCCCCACGGTCCCATGGAGAACCCCCCAGGTCGGTCTCCCGATGGCCCCCTCTCCCCCCGcagtcccctcccagccccatcctcaCCTGTAAGCCCCCAGGAAATCCACATCTTGCTCGTGTCCGTGAGGTTCATGGGGATGATGAggagccagcagagccctgaAACACCCACAAACGTGCCCTGAGCCCTGGTGCCACTGGTCCCCCACTGTACCTGGCACAGGGGCACACTCACCAAGGCCAAAGAAGATCCCGACGCAGGCACCCAAGAAGAACTTGCTGGCACGATACTGGTCCGGCTGGCTCCAGAGGAACTGGCTGCacggggcaggcagcagccagacCACCACTCGCTTCAGGGCTGAGGGGGAAGGGAGGCGtcagccctgccccccccgctGCCCACGGGCAGCCGGGCCGGgagtgggggcgggggggggggggggaatctcACTCGTGTTGGGTGGTTTCTGCCTCCTGGGTGCTTCTGCCCCCACTGAGCAGCCCTGCTTGGGACCCATCACTGGCTTCATGGCTCCATGCCTCGTCCTGGACACGGTGCGGTGCTCCCCAGATCCAGCAACGGTGCGGTGCTCCCCAGCACCATCAACGGTGGGGTGCTCCCCAGATCCAGCAATGGTGCGGTGCTCCCCAGCACCATCAACGGGAGGGTGCTCCCCAACACCAACAACGGTGGGGTGCTCCCCGACACCGACAGTGCTGGGGTGCTCCCCAGATCTAACAACAGTGGGGTGCTCCCCAACACCGACAGCGGTGGGATGCTCCCCTAGATCTGACAGCGGTGGGATGCTCCCCTAGATCCGACAGTGGTGGGATGCTCCCCCAGATCCGATAACAGCGCGATGCTCCCCCAGATCTGACAAGAGTGCTGCGCCCCCCGGAACTGCCGACACGGGCTGTTGCCAGGGAACGGgcgcggtgggctgggacgctcCCGTGGAACCGGGGCATTGTGAGCCGCCGTTCCGCCCCCCGGAGCCCTGCGGCCGGCGCCAGAGCGACCGGCGGGAGCCTCGCAGAGCCCAAGCCAGGCCAGGATGTGGCTGGGCAGAGCCCTGAGAGCCCTGCAGGGGCGGCACAGCCGCGATAAGAGCCCGGCACGGCTTTccaagggcaggcagccccagccgccgGAGGAGGAGAGTGAGGGGCGGCAGCTGGCCCGCAGCACCGGCGGCTTCTTGCTGGGCATGTTCCTGGCCAGCCTCTACGGggctctggtgctgctggcGCAGGGCCACAACGTCTGGTTCTGCCTGGTCAGCACCAGCATCCTGggtgcagtgctggggctgggcatgGCCTTCTCTGGCACCATGCGGCTCACCGTGCTGCTGTCGCTGCCCCACATCTTCACCAGTAAGGAGCTGTGGGTCCTGCCACCAGAAGCTagggggggtgctggggggtgctgggtcCCATCTGAGCCCCAGGACTGACTGCCATGTCCctgcaggggaggggaagatgCTGATGCTGGTGCTGGCGCTGGGCATGGCCATGCAGGGCCCCTGCGCCAACATCCTGCAAAACTTCTCCCGGGCCGCCGAGTCGCTGTCATGCGGGGCCGAGCTCGCCCTCAACCAGACGGCCGAACGGCTGCAACGCGCCAAGGAGCCGCTGATGGGTGAGTGGGGGGGCGAGGGGATGCAGGGGGATGGGAGGGTCCCTTCCTGGGGGAAGCCTGGGTAGCGCTGCCCAACCCTGAGCTGCCCTTGTCCCTCAGGGTATGGTCAGGGGTCCCTCTCTCCACAGACGTGCTGGCCAAAATCAAGGACATTGCCCAGAAAGCCAAGGTGGTGGGTGACCACGTCCGCAAATTCTTCCGTGCCATCATGGACTCTGTTAGCCACATCGGTGAGTGGGGGTGCCTGAGGgtctccccagctccagcatccccccttcctgctttccccctgtccctgtccccatcaccCATCCCCACTCCTTGCCTGCAGCCCGAGCCCTGCGCAACGTCTGGCTGTGGCTGGCCAACATGAGCAGGGGTGTGCAATCGGGAGCTGGGCACGCCGTACAACCGCTGCCTGCGCCTCTTCGACAACGCCAAGGACAACTGCGAGCGTACCAtccccctcctcttcttcctctgctacATCATCGTCACCTTCAGGACCCTCTGTGGTCTGGCCACCTGTGAGTGGGTCCCTACCCTtctgcagcagggcaaggggGGTGAGGGGGTCAACCCGTGCCCACTGTGAGGACCCCACCCTGACAGAGACCCCCCCTCTCTGCAGTTGCCCTCATCTTCTGTGTCATCCCGGAGTACATCCAgaccttcctccagaggcaaATTGCAGACCGTGAGTATCCTGGTGtcgccgggggggggggcgggggtccctctctgctccttcccagctcttgcctcagctgccagcaccacacagccccTTGTCATCCCTGCAGCCCTCAAGAATGCTCTGGACCGCGTCCGCCAGGAGTTTGAATTCAACATCTCGGCTGTGCACCACTTCAATGTCAGCCTCACTGCCAGCAAGAGCCTGGGGGAGGTGGCCTTGGACATCATGGAGGGCGTGCACACACAGCTGGAGCCCACCCGCAAGGTCCTGGGGATCTTCACGCACATCTCCATCTGTGCCATCATCTACCTCTACATCAAGTGAGTGGGCTGGGGTCCCGCTCTacccctccctggggacagggacccaGCGTGCCGGTGCCCAGCATCCCCACTAATGTTCCCAGGGCGCTGCGGTACCGTCGCCGGTACCTGCAGGACGAGACCTTCGACAACGTTTACATCACGCGGCGCTTTGTGGAGATGGACCTGCTGCGGGCGGAGCAGGGCAGACCCACCGTGCTGCCCCTGAGAGGCCGGGAGAGAAGACGCTACATCCCCCCAGGTCAGCCCCAGGGGACCCCTgcagtggggagctggagggtCCCGGCATGGCACAGCCTCACGGTGCTCCCATGCCCACCCAGCTGCGCCGTGGCTGTCGTGGAAGGAGCAGCGCCAGTATGGGATGCAGCTGGCGGGGGTCCTGCGCCATATGCTGCTGGGGATCAGCATCATCCTGGCTGACTTCGGCCTCTTCTGGCTGCTCGACCTGATCCGGCACCAGCTGGAGGGGGAGATTGTCGCCAGGGGTGAGCAGAACCcactgtgctggagcagcacccTTGCTGGCAGAGGCCCAGGCTTTGGGCAGGGGTGCTCTGTTCCCCAGAACTGAGCCCTCTTGCCCCACAGCACCAGCGGTGATGGGTGTCAACGTCAACGGGACAGGCTACACCAGTGACATCTTCCGGGACTTGGTCTCTGCCTTCGGCGCACTGCAGCAGGGCAACGTCTCGGTGCTCTCCCAGCGCTGCGTCCTCCAGCCGGTGGAGCCCGACTACATCACCTACCTCAGCATGGGTGACCGGGGGGTGCTGCACCTTCAGcgtgctggggaggagggggggtaCAGAGGGGTGTCGCCCCTGTGTGACTCGTATTTTTTCCCACCAGGACTCCTGTATGGTGCCTGCTTCTTCATTGCTGTCTTTGGCGGCCACATGGCACGGCTGCGCCGGGTGGTGTGTGCCACCTACTACCCAAGCCGTGAGCAGGTGAGAAGATTGtgtctccccctcctcctcaccccaccctTGGCAGCCACTGACCCTCACCCCTCATCCCCACCATGCCAGGAGCGCATAGCCTTCCTCCATAGCACCATCCTGGCACGGCGGGCAGGGCTGGTACGCGCCCTGCGCCAAGCCATCACGCAGCGCACGGGTGATGATGGGCAAGGCAacctgctcctcttcctcatctcCAGGTAAGCTCTGTGAGGCTGGAGCCATCCTGACCCCCGTAAGCACCTTGTGGGACATTGCAAAAGGGTGatgccagccctgggggggtCTGTGGCGAGGGCTTGCCATGCACCCCCGAGGGGTGGCATGGCCCCGTGGAGCATCAGCGCTCTGCCTGCAGGATGCCTATCCTCGCCCGGCTGGCACGGTTCCTGGGCATCCAGCAGAAACGCTGCCTGGCCTGCGGCATGGCGGAGCAGCCGGACTTCATCGCCTGCATCACGATGGGCTGCAAAGGTAGGACCCCCCTAGACCGGGGAcaccccctctcccccccccaaaTCTCCCCCCACTCTCATgttcctgctctccccagggcTGTACTGCCGCGAGTGCTACCAAACCCTGCGCAACATCTGCACCCTCTGCATGGGTCCCCTGACCTACCGGGACACAGGGGACGAGGAGAGGTGAgcagggggtgcagggagcccaccagagcccaggGGGGgcc
Above is a window of Falco biarmicus isolate bFalBia1 chromosome 19, bFalBia1.pri, whole genome shotgun sequence DNA encoding:
- the DCST1 gene encoding E3 ubiquitin-protein ligase DCST1, which translates into the protein MKPVMGPKQGCSVGAEAPRRQKPPNTTLKRVVVWLLPAPCSQFLWSQPDQYRASKFFLGACVGIFFGLGVTALGWAVSPHFRCATLLMVPKFLGKEGRVYVLSIVLAAIYNGPVTNTWHNLEEVTRMLGCVTEMQINHTRRLWQLMMDPMRKVMEDLMWSGETLSTEMQNISRAFMALNEEVASEAGYDLKQQQYLKPEQHPKPGQQPKPGQQPKPGQQPKPEQHPQPQAAQSTQQLYEMKTKMRCVYMIQLGMQRCWDWFDELYKACLAQVAVPIISHLLCLPMKFKFLCHIARLMQTWCQDRIPVEGNFGQMYDMVNSSVDSLSQEFTANIVIQEEHREMLMGANITSEQLLEEVNKQLQQHGAYVGQAVTFFRLLLSFTFLLVFISAFSYTRQYCKDISFDNVYISTYFRQIDARRKKQHKRTLLPLRRAEVSTIIFPCRLTMQPPEVQSMVLQLLECIAPLVLLVLACILDHVLFTTLSVIQQHSFVQYSFQSSHHLVVHVMGTSLMARLLRSTIGVLNSSSDTSLETSNIACLPQPQSMKRQEYLGSCLPLALLALLCLVQVYTYRLRRVIAAFYFPKREKSRVLYLYNKMLQQRQSFIHWQRKRIRQRAQRHPGLGIPLVEWCCRRWPWLRRWVRQYCTVCEMPKTPQDQVCPVPTCGAWYCEQCWKEAGGTCLACTPGDGSISQDSSEEDMQYAA
- the DCST2 gene encoding LOW QUALITY PROTEIN: DC-STAMP domain-containing protein 2 (The sequence of the model RefSeq protein was modified relative to this genomic sequence to represent the inferred CDS: deleted 1 base in 1 codon), producing the protein MWLGRALRALQGRHSRDKSPARLSKGRQPQPPEEESEGRQLARSTGGFLLGMFLASLYGALVLLAQGHNVWFCLVSTSILGAVLGLGMAFSGTMRLTVLLSLPHIFTREGKMLMLVLALGMAMQGPCANILQNFSRAAESLSCGAELALNQTAERLQRAKEPLMDVLAKIKDIAQKAKVVGDHVRKFFRAIMDSVSHIARALRNVWLWLANMAGVCNRELGTPYNRCLRLFDNAKDNCERTIPLLFFLCYIIVTFRTLCGLATFALIFCVIPEYIQTFLQRQIADPLKNALDRVRQEFEFNISAVHHFNVSLTASKSLGEVALDIMEGVHTQLEPTRKVLGIFTHISICAIIYLYIKALRYRRRYLQDETFDNVYITRRFVEMDLLRAEQGRPTVLPLRGRERRRYIPPAAPWLSWKEQRQYGMQLAGVLRHMLLGISIILADFGLFWLLDLIRHQLEGEIVARAPAVMGVNVNGTGYTSDIFRDLVSAFGALQQGNVSVLSQRCVLQPVEPDYITYLSMGLLYGACFFIAVFGGHMARLRRVVCATYYPSREQERIAFLHSTILARRAGLVRALRQAITQRTGDDGQGNLLLFLISRMPILARLARFLGIQQKRCLACGMAEQPDFIACITMGCKGLYCRECYQTLRNICTLCMGPLTYRDTGDEERDSSDEETVGLWLGAVQALRGQEQGRLLKQSIREVAEGQGGGRRLPSELVARLRAQLKEEESEKSDGDSSGPDSEDSSFSSLDFSYQDQSESSENELEEVMTEQPPSREGRAR